One region of uncultured Sulfurimonas sp. genomic DNA includes:
- a CDS encoding AEC family transporter has translation MENFALIFVAIFIGYVINKRNIFSKDTPIILNQFILYISLPAMTLLQIPKLSFSFEVLIPIIIAWVVMGSSALVILYISKRLDFSKEVTGSLMLVAVLGNTSFVGIPVIQAYFGDSSLPYILMYDQLGSFIMLSTYGTFISAYYSSAENVNIKAVSLKIITFPPFLALIAALFFIGTTFNPIIISVLSAFSSTIVPLALVAVGLQLRFRLPRQDIKPFFSALGVKLILSPLIAIVISMIFSWDTKAALVGIMEAGMGPMITAGAVASMAGLAPRLSSAIVGYGVLLSFASTWILFKIIT, from the coding sequence ATGGAAAATTTTGCCCTCATTTTTGTAGCTATTTTTATAGGCTATGTTATCAATAAACGAAATATTTTTTCAAAAGATACTCCAATAATTTTAAATCAATTTATTTTATATATATCTCTACCGGCAATGACACTTCTTCAGATACCAAAACTGAGTTTTTCTTTTGAAGTTCTTATACCAATTATCATAGCATGGGTAGTTATGGGAAGTAGTGCTTTAGTTATACTATATATATCTAAGAGACTAGATTTTTCTAAAGAAGTTACAGGCTCTTTAATGCTTGTAGCAGTTCTTGGAAACACTTCATTTGTTGGCATCCCAGTTATTCAAGCATATTTTGGAGATTCATCACTACCTTATATCTTAATGTATGATCAACTAGGCTCTTTTATAATGCTCTCAACTTATGGAACATTTATTTCAGCATATTATTCTAGTGCTGAAAATGTAAATATAAAAGCAGTATCTCTTAAAATCATAACTTTCCCACCATTTTTAGCTCTTATAGCGGCATTATTTTTTATAGGCACTACTTTTAATCCTATAATTATAAGTGTCTTATCCGCATTTTCTAGCACAATAGTCCCTCTAGCTCTTGTTGCAGTTGGTTTGCAGTTAAGATTTAGACTTCCAAGACAAGATATTAAACCTTTTTTTAGTGCACTTGGCGTAAAACTTATTTTATCACCACTAATAGCTATTGTTATCTCTATGATATTTTCATGGGATACCAAGGCTGCTTTAGTAGGTATTATGGAAGCTGGAATGGGACCTATGATTACCGCTGGAGCTGTAGCATCTATGGCTGGGCTAGCACCAAGACTTAGCTCTGCGATAGTAGGTTATGGAGTTTTACTATCTTTTGCAAGTACTTGGATTTTATTTAAAATAATTACTTAA
- a CDS encoding glycine zipper 2TM domain-containing protein, with product MKIVYASVLSLFLLGGCATNSGPEYNGNSYNQIKRYDIGRVVSQRPVVISDDGSGKFLGAIIGTVLGSTIGRGSGTTLAMLGGGLAGGYAGNEVGKANAEELSVELDNGDMVVVVVKGQEHFDVGDRVKIIKDGNKVAQVDKISN from the coding sequence ATGAAAATAGTTTATGCGTCAGTTTTAAGCCTTTTTTTACTTGGAGGTTGTGCTACAAATAGTGGTCCAGAGTATAATGGAAATAGTTACAATCAAATCAAAAGATATGACATAGGAAGAGTAGTTTCACAAAGACCTGTAGTTATCAGTGATGATGGTTCAGGGAAATTTTTAGGTGCTATTATAGGTACAGTTTTAGGTTCTACTATAGGTAGAGGAAGTGGAACTACTTTAGCAATGCTAGGAGGTGGTTTAGCTGGTGGATATGCTGGAAATGAAGTAGGAAAAGCAAATGCTGAAGAGTTAAGCGTTGAGTTAGATAATGGTGATATGGTTGTAGTAGTTGTAAAAGGTCAAGAACATTTTGATGTAGGTGATCGTGTTAAAATCATAAAAGATGGAAATAAAGTAGCTCAAGTTGATAAGATAAGCAACTAA
- the accD gene encoding acetyl-CoA carboxylase, carboxyltransferase subunit beta, whose protein sequence is MNLLSIFSFNSDKKQATKNESSSHWVKCKSCHSLMYYKEVENQNYVCPKCGFHLRIGVKERIQLLEDEGTFVEYDANLEPIDPLKFVDSKPYKKRIEEGFSKTGRKSSVVSGEIVMNGVSAQVVIFDFGFMGGSLGSVEGEKIVRAVNRAIEKKEGLIILSASGGARMQESTFSLLQMSKTSAALAKLAKHNLPYISVLTDPTMGGVSASFATLGDIIIAEPGALIGFAGQRVIEQTIGSALPDGFQRAEFLLEKGSVDMIVNRNELKKTLSDILTLLNKAA, encoded by the coding sequence TTGAATCTCTTAAGCATTTTTTCTTTTAACTCTGATAAAAAACAAGCAACTAAAAACGAATCATCTTCTCATTGGGTAAAGTGTAAATCATGCCATTCACTTATGTATTACAAAGAAGTTGAAAATCAAAACTATGTTTGCCCTAAATGTGGTTTTCATCTTAGAATAGGTGTTAAAGAGAGAATTCAACTCTTAGAAGATGAGGGTACATTTGTTGAATATGATGCAAATCTTGAGCCAATTGATCCATTGAAATTTGTAGATTCTAAACCTTATAAAAAAAGAATCGAAGAGGGTTTTTCAAAAACCGGAAGAAAATCATCAGTGGTTAGTGGTGAAATAGTAATGAATGGTGTATCTGCACAAGTTGTTATTTTTGATTTTGGTTTTATGGGTGGATCTTTAGGTTCTGTTGAGGGTGAAAAAATTGTTAGAGCTGTTAATCGTGCTATAGAGAAAAAAGAGGGACTGATTATCCTTAGTGCTAGTGGTGGTGCTAGGATGCAAGAGAGTACATTTTCTTTGCTTCAAATGAGTAAAACATCAGCTGCTTTGGCAAAATTAGCTAAGCACAATCTTCCTTATATTTCAGTTCTTACAGATCCTACTATGGGTGGTGTAAGTGCTTCATTTGCTACACTTGGAGATATTATAATTGCTGAACCTGGTGCACTTATTGGGTTTGCAGGGCAGAGAGTTATTGAGCAAACTATTGGTTCAGCTCTTCCAGATGGTTTTCAAAGAGCAGAGTTTTTACTAGAAAAAGGTTCTGTTGATATGATAGTGAATAGAAATGAGCTTAAAAAAACTTTATCAGACATATTAACACTTTTAAATAAAGCTGCTTAA
- a CDS encoding NAD(P)H-dependent oxidoreductase: MEKTFEESLGFRHACKVFDESKKISDEDIGHILDAARRAPSSFGMEAWKFLVITNEELKAKLRALCWDQVQITSCSHLVIVLAGVESVKVESGIPKKRFARREMPQDMLDFYLKLYEDHLKDTLSSDENIYAWTAKQTAFAAANMMSAAAVKGIDSCPIEGYDKDAVEALLELDKSKFRLSMMLPLGYRINEQSKQLRLSYDEVVEYIK; encoded by the coding sequence ATGGAAAAAACATTTGAAGAATCATTAGGATTTAGACACGCTTGTAAAGTCTTTGATGAGAGTAAAAAAATATCTGATGAAGATATTGGACATATACTAGATGCAGCAAGGCGTGCTCCATCATCTTTTGGTATGGAAGCTTGGAAATTTTTAGTTATAACAAATGAGGAACTAAAAGCTAAGTTAAGAGCACTTTGTTGGGATCAAGTTCAGATAACTTCTTGTTCACATTTAGTTATTGTTCTGGCTGGAGTAGAGTCTGTAAAAGTAGAATCAGGTATCCCAAAAAAGAGATTTGCAAGACGAGAGATGCCACAAGATATGTTAGACTTTTATCTTAAGTTATATGAGGATCATCTAAAAGATACTCTAAGTAGTGATGAAAACATTTATGCATGGACAGCAAAACAGACTGCATTTGCAGCAGCAAATATGATGAGTGCAGCTGCAGTTAAGGGAATTGATTCTTGTCCTATAGAGGGTTATGACAAAGATGCAGTTGAGGCTCTTTTAGAGCTTGATAAGTCTAAGTTTAGACTCTCTATGATGTTGCCACTTGGATATAGAATAAATGAGCAATCAAAACAATTAAGACTGAGTTATGATGAAGTCGTAGAATATATTAAGTAG
- the dksA gene encoding RNA polymerase-binding protein DksA, whose amino-acid sequence MQESELNYFKEILESRKVQIIKNISGVNDELNQLNSLELNDEGDHASVNNNSMVESAIVTQQEKELREIQVTLGKIANGDYGICEMCEDPIGFQRLKVKPHAIYCIDCREIVEKSN is encoded by the coding sequence GTGCAAGAGAGTGAGTTAAACTATTTTAAAGAAATTTTAGAAAGTAGAAAAGTACAGATAATTAAAAATATTTCAGGTGTTAATGATGAATTAAATCAGTTAAACTCTCTAGAGTTAAATGATGAAGGTGATCATGCATCTGTAAATAATAACTCTATGGTAGAGAGTGCAATAGTTACTCAACAAGAAAAAGAACTTCGTGAAATTCAAGTTACTTTAGGAAAAATTGCTAATGGTGATTACGGAATATGTGAAATGTGTGAAGATCCAATAGGTTTTCAACGTTTAAAAGTTAAGCCTCATGCAATATATTGTATTGACTGTAGAGAAATTGTAGAAAAATCTAATTAA
- the uvrA gene encoding excinuclease ABC subunit UvrA encodes MTKKDVITIIGARENNLKNIDLTIPKNELVVMTGISGSGKSTLAFDTLYAEGQRRYMESLSSYARQFLDRVGKPDVDKIEGLTPAIAIDQKTTSKNPRSTVGTITEIYDYFRLLYARVGVQHCHKCHKEISQMSAADIIAEVAKLPEGSKLVLLAPLVREKKGSYADMLESLVHKGYVRAMIDGVMVRLDDEIELSKTKKHTIKVVIDRVVVKAENKERIAADVEKALKESYGELEIDILNHEELGLKNSNIHYSEHNACFDCKISFDPLEPLSFSFNSPKGACGECDGLGLRYALDQEKIIDVDLSVEKGAIKIVYGFNKGYYFTFLKGFCAHNDIDITIPYSELPEHQKKSILHGGIDEVAFLWKNHKVTRIWPGIIKIAYDMFKDEKELADYMSEKVCSVCNSHRLKKESLAVRVGDKGIAELLDMPISKTYEWFVDEKNFEYFNAQDAQIAQPILNEIRERLYFLHDVGLGYITLGRDARTISGGEAQRIRIASQIGSGLTGVLYVLDEPSIGLHERDTQKLIRTLRSLQEKGNSVIVVEHDKETIENADFIVDIGEGAGKFGGNVVFSGTLDKLKKAKTLTSDYLYGRKKIEYFYRRKQDKYIEIKNVTLNNIENLSAKIPLNNFVCITGVSGSGKSSLMLQTLLPTARELLNHARKVNKVAGVEVTGLEHVDKVIYLDQSPIGRTPRSNPATYTGVMDEIRNLFSQTKEAQIRGYTTSRFSFNVKGGRCEKCQGEGEIKIEMHFLPDIMVKCDTCHGTRYNKQTLEVLYKGKTISDVLKMSVDEAFEFFKPIPKIHQKMKTLVDVGLGYITLGQNAVTLSGGEAQRIKLSKELSRKDTGKTLYILDEPTTGLHFADVDRLTKVLHHFVELGNSVLIIEHNLDMIKNADWIIDMGPEGGSGGGLIIAEGSPEDLASSYKQNGSYTGAYLEKELALHK; translated from the coding sequence TTGACAAAAAAAGATGTAATAACAATAATTGGTGCAAGAGAAAATAATTTAAAAAATATTGATTTAACAATTCCAAAAAACGAACTTGTTGTAATGACTGGTATAAGTGGTAGTGGTAAGTCCACACTTGCATTTGATACACTTTATGCAGAGGGACAAAGAAGATATATGGAGTCTCTATCTTCTTATGCAAGACAGTTTCTTGATCGTGTGGGAAAACCTGATGTAGATAAAATAGAAGGATTAACTCCCGCTATTGCTATAGATCAAAAGACAACTTCAAAAAATCCACGCTCAACTGTTGGAACTATTACAGAAATATATGATTACTTTAGACTTTTGTATGCTCGTGTTGGAGTGCAACATTGTCATAAGTGTCATAAAGAGATATCTCAAATGTCAGCAGCCGATATTATCGCTGAAGTTGCGAAACTTCCTGAGGGTTCAAAGCTTGTTCTTTTAGCTCCCCTTGTACGTGAGAAAAAAGGTTCTTATGCTGACATGCTTGAATCTTTGGTTCATAAGGGTTATGTTCGAGCTATGATTGATGGAGTTATGGTTAGACTTGATGATGAAATAGAATTAAGTAAGACTAAAAAGCACACTATAAAAGTTGTTATAGATAGAGTTGTGGTAAAAGCTGAAAATAAAGAACGAATAGCTGCGGATGTTGAAAAAGCTTTAAAAGAGAGTTATGGAGAATTGGAAATAGACATACTCAACCATGAAGAGCTTGGTTTAAAAAATAGCAATATCCATTATAGTGAACATAATGCTTGTTTTGATTGTAAGATAAGTTTTGATCCGCTTGAACCACTCTCTTTTTCTTTTAACTCTCCAAAAGGTGCTTGTGGTGAGTGTGATGGTTTAGGACTTCGTTATGCACTTGATCAAGAGAAGATTATAGATGTTGATTTAAGTGTTGAAAAGGGAGCTATAAAGATAGTTTATGGTTTCAACAAGGGTTATTATTTTACATTTTTAAAAGGTTTTTGTGCTCATAACGATATAGATATCACAATTCCATACTCAGAACTTCCAGAGCATCAGAAAAAGTCTATACTTCACGGTGGAATAGATGAAGTGGCTTTTCTTTGGAAAAATCATAAAGTAACAAGAATCTGGCCTGGAATTATTAAAATAGCTTACGATATGTTCAAAGACGAAAAAGAGTTAGCTGACTATATGAGTGAAAAAGTTTGTAGTGTATGTAATTCTCATAGATTAAAAAAAGAATCTTTAGCTGTAAGAGTAGGAGATAAAGGAATTGCAGAACTTTTAGATATGCCAATATCTAAAACTTATGAGTGGTTTGTTGATGAAAAAAACTTTGAATATTTTAATGCTCAAGATGCTCAAATAGCGCAACCTATACTAAATGAGATAAGAGAGAGACTTTACTTTTTACACGATGTTGGTCTTGGTTACATTACTCTTGGTCGAGATGCTAGAACTATAAGCGGTGGAGAGGCTCAAAGAATCCGTATCGCATCTCAAATAGGAAGTGGTCTTACTGGTGTTTTATATGTTCTTGATGAACCTAGCATCGGCTTACATGAGAGAGATACTCAAAAACTTATAAGAACACTTAGAAGTCTTCAAGAAAAAGGCAATAGTGTCATAGTCGTTGAGCATGATAAAGAGACTATAGAAAATGCTGACTTTATTGTAGATATAGGTGAGGGTGCTGGTAAATTTGGTGGTAATGTAGTCTTTAGTGGAACTCTTGATAAGCTTAAAAAGGCTAAAACTTTAACTTCTGATTATCTTTATGGAAGAAAAAAAATAGAGTATTTTTATAGACGAAAACAAGATAAATATATAGAGATTAAAAATGTAACTCTAAATAATATTGAAAATTTAAGTGCAAAAATCCCATTAAATAACTTTGTTTGTATAACTGGTGTAAGTGGAAGTGGAAAAAGTTCTTTAATGCTTCAAACTCTACTTCCAACTGCTAGAGAGTTGCTAAATCATGCAAGAAAAGTAAACAAAGTTGCGGGTGTTGAAGTAACAGGCTTAGAGCATGTTGATAAGGTTATATATCTCGATCAAAGCCCAATAGGTAGAACTCCAAGAAGTAATCCAGCTACATACACAGGTGTAATGGATGAGATAAGAAATCTTTTTTCTCAAACAAAAGAGGCTCAAATCCGTGGTTATACTACTTCGAGATTTAGTTTTAATGTTAAGGGTGGAAGATGCGAAAAGTGTCAAGGAGAGGGTGAAATAAAAATAGAGATGCACTTCCTTCCAGACATAATGGTTAAGTGTGATACTTGTCATGGAACTAGATATAATAAGCAAACTTTAGAAGTTCTCTACAAGGGTAAAACCATATCTGATGTTCTAAAAATGAGTGTTGATGAAGCATTTGAGTTTTTTAAACCTATACCAAAGATACATCAAAAGATGAAAACTCTTGTTGATGTAGGGCTTGGTTATATTACTCTTGGTCAAAATGCTGTAACACTCTCAGGTGGTGAAGCTCAAAGAATAAAACTAAGCAAAGAGTTAAGTAGAAAAGATACAGGAAAAACTCTTTACATCTTAGATGAACCAACAACAGGACTTCATTTTGCAGATGTTGACAGACTTACAAAAGTGCTTCATCACTTTGTAGAACTTGGAAACTCTGTTCTTATAATCGAGCATAATTTAGATATGATAAAAAATGCTGATTGGATTATAGATATGGGTCCTGAAGGTGGTTCAGGCGGTGGACTTATCATAGCAGAAGGCTCACCTGAAGACCTTGCATCTTCATATAAGCAAAATGGTAGTTATACAGGTGCATATTTAGAAAAAGAGTTGGCACTTCATAAGTAG
- a CDS encoding 23S rRNA (pseudouridine(1915)-N(3))-methyltransferase RlmH: protein MKVNIDIISIAKKERSTYDPLYKELIKMISRFAKVDDIELFPKNVAKSHTISPEASKQAYTHTLEPYIGKGYCISLHPDGKLIDSFEFSKLLNDKMSVKFFVGGAYGFEDDFLKQSDAVISLGKLTMSHKIAKAVLLEQIYRGFSILSNHPYHK, encoded by the coding sequence ATTAAAGTGAATATAGACATTATCTCCATAGCAAAAAAAGAGCGTTCAACTTATGATCCTTTATATAAAGAGCTTATAAAAATGATTTCTAGGTTTGCAAAAGTAGATGATATTGAATTATTTCCTAAAAATGTAGCGAAATCACACACTATATCACCAGAGGCTTCTAAACAAGCATATACACATACTTTAGAACCATATATAGGTAAAGGATATTGTATAAGTTTGCACCCTGATGGAAAATTAATCGATAGTTTTGAATTTAGTAAGCTATTAAATGATAAAATGTCCGTTAAATTTTTCGTGGGCGGTGCTTACGGCTTTGAAGATGACTTTTTAAAGCAAAGTGACGCAGTCATAAGTTTGGGAAAATTAACTATGAGTCATAAGATAGCAAAAGCTGTTTTGCTAGAACAGATTTATAGAGGTTTTTCTATATTGAGTAATCACCCATATCATAAGTAA
- a CDS encoding chemotaxis protein CheX, which produces MLKTIIQASENFCIHQIREPHIVSDGINKKRTFIAYIDIDTLDAKHYRVYIASDANFMQRISKLFLEEDESDDETLKDIALETANLIVGSAKVIAEEADKNTYTINTPYFEKIDKFDFAYDEAKIIKIDNDEMIIAIKEL; this is translated from the coding sequence ATGTTAAAAACTATAATTCAAGCTTCAGAAAATTTTTGTATACATCAAATTCGTGAACCTCACATAGTAAGTGATGGTATAAATAAAAAGAGAACGTTTATTGCTTATATAGATATAGATACTTTAGATGCTAAACATTATAGAGTCTATATTGCTTCAGATGCTAATTTTATGCAAAGAATTTCAAAGCTATTTTTAGAAGAAGATGAAAGTGACGATGAAACTCTAAAAGATATCGCTCTTGAAACTGCTAATTTAATTGTCGGAAGTGCTAAAGTTATAGCAGAAGAAGCAGATAAAAATACATACACTATAAATACACCATATTTTGAAAAGATAGACAAGTTTGATTTTGCCTATGATGAAGCAAAAATCATTAAAATAGATAACGATGAAATGATAATAGCGATTAAGGAACTATAA
- the dusB gene encoding tRNA dihydrouridine synthase DusB: MIEKLSFDKPIYVLAPLAGYTDLPFRSVVKKFGADLTVSEMLSSNALAHGSQKTLHMLQKASIEDPYSVQISGSQCDVVKRAVEILNEQEGIDIIDLNCGCPVPKVVGHGSGSSLLLNLPLMGDIIKTIKDTSNKKLTSVKIRLGFEKKNHIDIAKMVEDSGADFLAVHGRTRAGKFKAAVDYDAIREIKKAVKIPVIANGDIDSFEKAKWVLEHTETDGVMIGRGAVGAPWIFHQLRSGTQDIDNNIKHDIIMEHFDKMIEFYGSHGVAMFRKHTHTYSKGYKGASVLRNSVNNISDISEYRGVIDDFFKNSEQII; this comes from the coding sequence ATGATAGAAAAACTTTCTTTTGACAAACCAATATATGTCCTAGCTCCTCTTGCTGGATATACAGACTTACCTTTTAGAAGTGTTGTTAAAAAATTTGGAGCTGATCTTACGGTAAGTGAGATGCTAAGCTCAAATGCATTAGCACACGGTTCTCAAAAAACACTTCATATGTTACAAAAAGCATCAATAGAAGATCCTTATTCTGTTCAAATTTCTGGTTCACAATGTGATGTAGTAAAACGTGCAGTAGAAATACTTAATGAACAAGAGGGTATAGATATTATAGATCTTAACTGTGGATGCCCTGTTCCAAAAGTGGTAGGACATGGTAGTGGTAGTTCACTTTTATTAAATTTACCTCTTATGGGTGATATTATCAAAACTATAAAAGATACTTCAAATAAAAAATTAACAAGTGTGAAAATTAGATTGGGTTTTGAGAAAAAAAATCATATAGATATTGCTAAAATGGTTGAAGATAGCGGAGCAGATTTTTTAGCAGTTCATGGAAGAACACGTGCGGGTAAGTTTAAAGCTGCAGTTGATTACGATGCAATAAGAGAGATTAAAAAAGCTGTAAAAATTCCAGTAATAGCAAATGGTGATATAGATTCATTTGAGAAAGCTAAATGGGTTTTAGAGCATACTGAAACTGATGGTGTGATGATAGGTAGAGGTGCTGTTGGTGCTCCTTGGATATTTCATCAACTTCGTAGTGGTACTCAAGACATTGACAATAATATTAAGCATGATATAATCATGGAGCACTTTGACAAGATGATAGAGTTTTATGGATCACATGGTGTGGCTATGTTTAGAAAGCATACTCATACATACTCTAAAGGCTATAAAGGTGCATCAGTACTTAGAAATAGTGTAAACAATATATCAGATATTAGCGAATATCGTGGTGTAATAGATGACTTTTTTAAAAATAGTGAGCAAATAATTTAA
- a CDS encoding thiamine phosphate synthase has protein sequence MRLYALCDQELLDKRGISLEEFINIAKANNAEIIQYRNKNADVSFVKQQLIFIRKIYDGFLIVNDFYELVEFCDGVHVGQEDLKKIDADVFKAVKILRSVITKEKLLGISTHNEKEVLQANEMDLNYIGLGAYKDTATKTDISTVLGSNLDEIASKSKHLVAAIGGVKLDDKFSNVTYNVIGSGLLK, from the coding sequence ATGCGTCTTTATGCATTGTGTGACCAAGAACTTCTCGATAAGAGAGGTATCTCTTTAGAAGAATTTATAAATATTGCAAAAGCTAATAATGCAGAGATTATTCAGTATAGAAATAAAAATGCAGATGTTTCTTTTGTAAAACAACAACTGATATTTATACGAAAAATTTATGATGGTTTTTTAATTGTAAATGATTTTTATGAGCTTGTAGAATTTTGTGATGGTGTTCATGTTGGGCAAGAAGATTTAAAAAAGATAGATGCAGATGTATTTAAAGCGGTGAAAATTCTTAGAAGTGTAATTACAAAAGAGAAACTTTTAGGAATTTCTACTCATAATGAAAAAGAAGTTTTACAAGCTAATGAGATGGATTTAAACTATATAGGTTTAGGTGCATACAAAGACACAGCAACAAAAACAGATATTTCTACTGTTTTAGGCTCAAATTTAGATGAAATAGCTTCAAAATCAAAACATTTAGTAGCTGCAATAGGTGGTGTAAAACTAGATGATAAATTTTCAAATGTGACTTATAATGTTATAGGTAGTGGATTATTAAAGTGA
- the fliN gene encoding flagellar motor switch protein FliN → MPYNPEKELSWMNYGGLLDMEVEFVSDLGETELSIAEILKLEKGSIIDLKKPAGESVESYVNGRILGKGEVMVYEKNLAIRINEVLDSSAVLYHLSKERL, encoded by the coding sequence ATTCCATACAATCCAGAAAAAGAGTTGTCATGGATGAACTATGGTGGACTTTTGGATATGGAAGTAGAATTTGTATCTGATCTTGGCGAGACTGAACTTAGTATAGCTGAAATACTAAAACTTGAAAAAGGCTCTATAATAGATCTAAAAAAACCAGCTGGAGAGAGTGTTGAGTCTTATGTAAATGGTCGTATTCTTGGCAAGGGTGAGGTTATGGTTTATGAAAAAAATCTTGCTATTCGTATCAATGAAGTACTAGACTCTAGTGCTGTTTTATACCATCTTTCTAAAGAGAGACTATGA
- a CDS encoding helix-turn-helix domain-containing protein encodes MYYVNDKEFKCSVAVTLDIFNDKWKMSIIWHLLEKDKRFKDLHEEISEITQKTLTVKLKDLESKNIIHREVFPEVPPKVVYSLTPIGKKLSPVLESMFNWGIEYVEEFGTISEHNTCEVKLFKK; translated from the coding sequence ATGTATTATGTAAACGATAAAGAGTTTAAATGCTCTGTAGCAGTAACGCTGGATATATTTAATGATAAATGGAAAATGAGTATTATTTGGCATCTGCTTGAAAAAGACAAAAGGTTTAAAGATCTACATGAAGAGATATCTGAGATAACTCAAAAAACTCTAACAGTAAAACTAAAAGACTTAGAGAGTAAAAATATTATACACAGAGAGGTATTTCCTGAAGTTCCACCTAAAGTTGTCTACTCTCTCACTCCTATTGGAAAAAAACTCAGCCCTGTCTTAGAAAGTATGTTTAACTGGGGTATTGAATATGTAGAAGAGTTTGGAACTATATCTGAACACAATACCTGTGAAGTAAAATTGTTTAAAAAATAA
- a CDS encoding sulfite exporter TauE/SafE family protein, which produces MFELVFLGMIVGILSGFFGIGGGTILVPLLLLLGYETKIAIGIAVVQMVFSSVFGSYLNNKKGSLDVAMISTIGIGGFIGALLSGNMASSFNDETLEMIFLAFAVFAFIRLFFKIKQGKEQREVSKPILFVIGLLLGVVSMTIGVGGSIILVPILVGFLHVPIKKATSAGLFFVVFSSIAGLISHAKFGHVDLATGATIGLASLVGVFIGIHLKDMVSSVLQKRLLVVFYFLVVAYLVQRIFI; this is translated from the coding sequence ATGTTTGAATTAGTATTTCTTGGGATGATTGTTGGAATTCTTTCAGGCTTTTTTGGCATTGGAGGAGGGACTATATTAGTTCCACTTTTGTTGCTACTTGGGTATGAAACTAAGATAGCGATAGGTATAGCCGTTGTTCAAATGGTTTTTAGTTCTGTTTTTGGAAGTTACCTTAACAATAAAAAAGGCTCTTTAGATGTTGCTATGATAAGCACCATCGGAATAGGTGGTTTCATAGGAGCACTCTTAAGTGGTAATATGGCATCTAGCTTCAATGATGAAACGCTAGAGATGATATTTTTAGCTTTTGCTGTATTTGCCTTTATTAGACTATTTTTTAAAATAAAACAGGGAAAAGAACAAAGAGAAGTTAGTAAACCAATACTTTTTGTTATTGGACTTCTTTTAGGTGTTGTGAGTATGACTATTGGTGTTGGTGGAAGTATAATTTTAGTTCCTATTTTAGTTGGATTTTTACACGTACCTATAAAAAAAGCTACATCAGCAGGTCTGTTTTTTGTAGTTTTTTCTTCTATTGCAGGTTTGATATCTCATGCAAAGTTTGGGCACGTAGATCTTGCAACAGGGGCAACTATTGGATTAGCATCTTTAGTCGGTGTTTTTATTGGCATCCATTTAAAAGATATGGTAAGTAGTGTTTTACAAAAGAGATTATTAGTAGTTTTTTACTTTTTGGTAGTGGCGTATTTAGTACAAAGAATATTTATTTAG